In Nitrosophilus alvini, the following are encoded in one genomic region:
- a CDS encoding arginyltransferase: protein MKNSYKIESVDFCMLDYKCPYLKDRKTRMYYKFIPNASKELCSLLIARGWRRFGYSYFHPICKDCNECKSLRIDVRNFKYSRSQKRTIKRNSDTYIAIQKPSVSYSHIELYNKFHQYKSKKDDWPYHKIDIQSYYEEFVQGAYDYGKEVLYFKDKKLIGVDLIDIVDDGISSIYFFYDPDYSHLSLGVYSLLVQIDLAKKMGLKWIYLGYWVEGCKSFAYKTNFKPYQLLDGFPPLDKEPEWK from the coding sequence ATGAAAAACAGTTATAAAATTGAATCGGTTGATTTTTGCATGCTCGATTATAAATGTCCTTATCTCAAAGACAGAAAAACGAGAATGTATTACAAATTTATTCCTAATGCTTCCAAAGAACTTTGCAGTTTACTGATAGCAAGAGGATGGAGAAGGTTTGGTTACTCTTATTTCCACCCTATTTGCAAAGATTGTAATGAATGCAAAAGTCTGAGGATAGATGTTCGAAATTTTAAATACTCCCGTTCCCAAAAGAGAACTATAAAAAGAAACAGTGATACATATATTGCTATACAAAAACCTTCTGTCTCATATTCTCATATAGAGCTTTACAACAAGTTTCATCAATATAAAAGCAAAAAAGATGATTGGCCTTATCATAAAATCGATATACAAAGTTATTATGAAGAGTTTGTACAAGGAGCTTATGATTACGGCAAAGAGGTACTCTACTTCAAAGACAAAAAACTTATAGGAGTTGACCTTATCGATATTGTTGACGACGGCATATCTTCCATCTATTTTTTCTATGATCCGGATTATTCCCACTTGTCTCTGGGGGTCTACTCTCTTTTGGTTCAGATAGACCTAGCCAAAAAGATGGGTCTGAAATGGATATATCTGGGATATTGGGTGGAAGGGTGCAAATCTTTTGCATACAAAACAAATTTCAAACCTTATCAGCTTCTTGACGGATTCCCGCCTCTTGACAAAGAGCCAGAATGGAAGTAA